DNA from Bacteroidales bacterium:
CAACGCGTGCCACACGGTCGTCGTCGGCGCCAAAGGTGGGCGCAATATGTACGATGCCGGTTCCATCTTCGGTGGTTACAAAGTCGCCGGTGATTACTCTGAATGCATCGCCATCAGGCTTTATCCACGGAATGAGTTGTTCATAACGAAGGCCTTCGAGCTGGCTTCCGCTAATTTCATTAATAATCTGGTAAGGCACCAGCTTGTCGCCGGAATTGTATTCGGTCAGCGCAATTTCTTGTGCCTTTGGATTGAAATAGCTGTTCACCAAATCTTTGGCCAGCACCACCGTGATGGGTTGTCCGGTATAGGCATTAAAAGTGCGGACTACAACGTATTGTATTTTGTTGCCTACCGCAAGTGCGGTATTGCTCGGTAATGTCCAGGGCGTGGTGGTCCAGGCCAGGAAAAACGCTTCTTCATTTTCTTTGGAAAACAAAAAGTGCGATTTATCGTCGTCGATTACTTTAAACTGAGCGGTGACGGTGGTATCTTTCACATCACGGTAGCATCCCGGCTGGTTAAGCTCGTGGGTGCTTAGGCCGGTGCCGGCAGCTGGTGAATATGGCTGGATGGTGTAGCCTTTGTAAAGCAGATCTTTTTTGTAAAGTTTCGACAAAAGATACCACACCGTTTCGATGTATTTGTTGTCGAAGGTGATGTATGGATCGTCAAGATCTACCCAATAGCCCATCTGTCGCGTCAGGTCGTCCCACTCGCCTTTGTATTTCATCACTTCTTTGCGGCAGGCGTCGTTGTATTGTTCCACCGTTATCTTGCGTCCGATGTCTTCTTTGGTGATGCCAAGGGTTTTTTCGACAGCTATTTCGATAGGCAACCCATGGGTGTCCCAGCCCGCTTTGCGCGGAACATAAAAACCTTTGAGGGTTTTGTAACGGCAAAAAATGTCTTTGATGGTGCGGGCCATAACATGATGGATGCCCGGCTTGCCATTGGCCGACGGCGGCCCTTCGTAAAAGATATATTTCGAGCCATCCTCCCGGTTTTTTAAACTGCGGTGGAAGATGTCGTTTTCTTCCCAAAAAACGCGAATTTCGTCTGCGATTTTAGGAAGATTCAGTTGGTTGTATTCGTTGTATCTTGCTGACATGTAAAAAATTTGCACTTAAAAAATTTGCGGCTGCAAAAATATAAAAATAAACTCAACAGATTTTCCTACTTTTGCTCATCATTAAAAAATAGCAAGTTATGAAAAAATTCCTGACGTTACTTTTCGCAGCTTTCCTGGCAGTTTCTGCCGCCGGACAAGTGGACAAAATGAAAGATGTTCTCGACGATGAGATGGATGCCGGCAACTACACCTTGCGCTTCTACGATGCCCTCAGCGGAAATCCGATAAAAGGCGCCATTATTACCATCGAAGATGCAGGTACTTTCTTTACCGATGCCGAAGGGAAAATCAAATTTCCGCGTGGCGAAGAGGAGGCTTTGTACCTGGTTAACTTTGCTGCCGATGGCTACATCACCACTGATGTAAGTCTGGAGGCTTTGGCCGGCACAATTTTCAACAATCGCATTTCCGTATCGCCGGTGATGGCCATGGAAAACATGCGCATCATTGTTGATTGGGGGCGTCGTCCTGCCGATCTGGATGCTCATCTTACCAAAGATAAAAGCTACCACATCTCTTATCGCGACATGAAAGTGTCAGATGACGGCGAAGCCCGCCTCGATCGCGACGACACCGACAGCTGGGGCCCCGAAACGATTACCATTCGCGAAGTGAATACAGAAGGTCACTACGAATTCTGGGTGCATGATTACACCAACCGCGCCGACGAAAATTCCCGTAAGCTTAGCAAATCCAAAGCAACCGTAAAAGTGTATGGCAACAACCGCTTGCTCGAACAATTTCCCATTCCCACCGACGGCCGCGGCAACAAATGGCATGTTTTTACGATCGACCACGGTAAGATAGTCCCAACCAATTACATCACTGCAGAATAATAGTGAAGGAACAACTTTGGATTTTTCATTAGCATAAAAAACAACTTATGCGGTTTTGCTTTTTATTGATTTTCACAATGACTTTATCGGTGGCTTACGCCGATGAGTTTGTGGTGCGATCATTTACCCTGGCGGAGACTGATCTTTCGGCGCTGCGCTATGAGCGCAAGGATGCCAACGACGAAGCCTGTGCCATTATAAAAGTGCGTACCGATCTGCGTGACCTGGCTTTCGATGCCGGCAAATATCTGGTAGGCGATATTCAGCTAAAAAGCGGCGAATTTTGGCTGTATGTTTCGCCGGGCGAAAAGAGGATCACCATTTACAAAGATGGTTTTATTACAAAACACATCCCCCTGAATCTCCCTGTCGAATCGTCGAAAGTGTATGTGCTCGAAGTTACCAACAAGCAAAAGGCCACCGCTGCCACCGGTTCGCTCATTCTATTCACCGATCCGCCGGGCGCCATGGTAAAAATCAGAGAGCTTTCGGGGCTGGAGTTTACCACTCCCGACACGCTCAAAAACTATCCTGCATTTCCTTATTCCGTTACCATCACCAAGTTTCGCCATGCTACCCTCGACACCATCCTTACCGTGCATCCCGGCGAAATGATTGCCCACCATATTACTCTCACGCCTGGCTGGGGCGATGTGCTGATAGCCGTGGAGCCGGAAGATACCAGAATTTTTATTAATAATAAATTTGTGGGCACCGGCGATCAGAATTTTGTTGGTGATGCAAAGGGAGTCGATGTAGGGCGTCATACCATCAGCATCCGTCACGACAATTATTATGAGCAGGAGCAGCAGATTGAGGTATTTCCCGGAGAGCGAACAAATTTGAAATACAAACTTGACCCAATGCTGGGGATATTAAAAGTAGAAACCCCCATGGGTGCTATCCTGCATATCAATAGTAAAATGGCCGGACGAGTTCCTTACACAGATACGCTTCTGACGGGTAATTATCAGATTACGCTTTCGGCGGAAGGATATCTGGAGGTGACCAAAACCATTATTATAACCGAGAATAATATCACTTACGTTAATGAAGAGCTACAGCACAGCCGGCTTGTGAGCATTACTTCGAAGCCAGCGCAAGCTGAAATTTATCTGGATGGGAATCTGGTCGGTGTTACGCCGGCGACTATTTTGATGGGCTATGGTGCTAACCAGCTATTATTGCGAAAAGCAAAATACCACGACCTGCATGAAAATGTGCAGGTAGGAAAAGATACTGATGCGCTGCATTTTAGCCTGAAGCCTGATTTGCTGGCGGTAACTGTCTCGACAAACCCGGCCGGAGCACAACTGTATGTTGATGGCAAAAATCGGGGTCTCACTAATAAAGAGCTGGAACTGCCTTATGGCAAATATAGCGTGAAGGTTTACAAGCAAGGCTATTTTACCAGACAGCGCAATGTGGAGGTGATCAAATCCGGACAAACAGTAAATTTCGACCTGCGCAGCTCCGATCATTACCGTCTTGGAATAATGTATGGCCTGGACGATTCCTGGGGTGGCGAATTTACTTGGGCACGCTCTTCGGTGGGCATTGGCGTGGGAGGCTACAGTCCGTCTGCAGAGGAGTTCAGCCAGACCGTGCAGCATCAAAATGTGGATGTTTCACATTATTCCGATCTTTCACTTAGCGCTCCCGCAGGAAAAGAAAGCAACGCCGACTCGGTGGACTTTTTCTTTTCATTGAAACTACATTTTTTCCTATCGAAATTGCCCGGTTTGTCCATCGTTGCCGGAACCACAATTGGCAAGGTTTACTATTCCGATGTTTATCTGGCGGGCGAAGATTATTCCCATAAATATTACGGTGACAAAATCCTCAAAGGCGACTATTTTTCGGTGGCGCACAAAGGGAAATGGAAATTAAATCCTATTGTCGGAGTGTCGCTGCGGTTGCTGCGCTATTTTTATGTGAGCGGCGAAGTTTGGTTCAACACCGAGCATGGCACCCAATTTCTTACTGCCGGCGGCATGTGTTTTCCGCTTAAATAAGGGTTTGGAGAATTGCGATCCTCTTCGGGACTGCGAATCTGGTATTTTGGACAACCCGATAGCTTGACGAACCGACAACTTTTTCCTACTTTAGTTTGGGCGGGCTGTGCCTCAGCCGGTCTATTTTTACAGTCTGAGCCTGTTCCAATGATTAGAAAAAGCAGGCCAAGCCTCAGCCGAATGTCAGGGGTTAAAAATCCTACAACTTAATAACCCGACAACCTCTTCCCCCTTCGTTAAACTATTTTAAAGATGGTGCATCCAAACTACCTATTGCCTATGTTTGTTTAGACACCTTTGATTTGTAAACCTTTAAAAACAAAATTATGAAAGTCGTCATTTTGCATCATCATCTCAATCCGGGTGGTGTAACGCGCATCATGCAGTTGCAGGCGGAGAGTTTGCGCAGCGCATTTCCTGAAATTGAAATCGTTGTAATTACCGGCCATGCCACCGACCCAAAACCCTTTGAGGTGCTCAATGTAACAATCTTCGAATATCTGCCACTCGATTATCTGTACCGCAGCCGTGGGCTTGAAGAGGAGTTGCCGGAGCTTTTTGCCGATATCACAAACTTTCTGAAAAAGCATATCGACCGGCAGACGATTATTCATGCGCATAACCTGAACCTCGGCAAAAATCCTGTGCTCACCCTGGCACTCTCGACCATGGCGCGCCAGGGCTATCATCTGTTCAACCATTGCCACGACTTTGCCGAAGACCGTCCCGACAACATGGAGTTTCTGCAGGAGATCATTGAAGATTATTTTCAGGAGGATTTGCACCAGGTGTTGTATCCTGATAATTCCACCAGCTTTTTTGCCACGCTCAACAGTTTCGATTACCAGAGGTTGTTGCAGGAGGGCATTCCTGAAAAACGTGTCACGCTGCTGCCCAATCCGGTGAATGTCAACAAAACGGAGGGGACGGTTGTTGAAAATGTGCGCGATGAGATCTGCCAGACATTGGGGTTGGATGGCAACAAATTGTTGATCACCTACCCGGTGCGGGTGATACGCCGGAAGAATATCGGTGAGTTTATTTTGCTCAGCGCTATGTTTGCCAATCGTGCCCACTGGCTGGTTACACAGCCTCCCAGGAATCCCGTGGAGGTGAAGCCTTATCAAAACTGGAAAGGTTTTTGCCAGCGCTTTCAACTTGATATTGTTTTTGAAGCAGGGATTAAAGTGGACTTTATGAAACTGATGATCGCCAGCGATCTCTGCCTTACCACCAGCATACGCGAAGGTTTTGGCATGGTATTTTTGGAACCGTGGCTGCTCGGCACGCCGGTAATGGGACGCAATATTGACTATGTTACCAGCGACCTGATAGAAAGCGGCGTTCGGTTTCCGCTGCTGTACGAAGAGATAATGGTGAAAACAGAAAACGGGATCACTGACTTCGCTAAGCTGGAGATGAATCAGCAGCAGCAAATCATCGGTAGGGTATTGCAGGATGAAGCTTTCGCTGAAAAAATCCGTCGGCAAAACCCTGCGCTTCTGAAGCTCTTCGACGAGGTGCCTGGGGTGGTGATCGAAAACAATCGCAAGGTAATAGAAGAGAAATATTCATTAAATAACTATGCACACACACTCTATGAAGTATATCGAAAAATGGTTGAACACGATGACCGACCTTCAGCCGATACCCACCGCAGTGGCTCCACGACTGGATAAAATCGACGGAATTAAAGCTATCATCTTCGACATTTATGGCACCTTGGTAGTCTCGGCCTCCGGCGACATTGACCAGATAGACCTCTCCCAGCAAAATATGCGCACTGCCCTCGAAGAGGCAGATTATCTTCTGCCTGAAAATAACCCGAAAAAAGGAGAAGCTGTGGTAGCTGAACTGTTACAGAAATTTACCGACACCCTGCGAAAACACCAGCAGCAGTTGCGTGATGCCGGCGTTCCTTTTCCCGAAACCGACATCCGCCTGGTGTGGGACGAGTGGCTGAAATATGCCCTCGATAGCGCGTACATTACCACCAACGGTGCTTCCGACATCACCCGGTTGACGTTTGTCTTTGAAATGCTCAGCAACAAAATACATCCCATGCCTGACATGCTCGAGGTGCTGCATTATTTTCACGACCGGAAATATCCACTTGGCATCGTTTCCAACGCACAGTTTTACACGCCGGTGATGATGAACTATTTCATCGATGGCCAGGCCAGAAATACCGAGAGCCTGCCGCTGTTCAACGACGACATCACGCAATTTTCGTATAGTTTGCGCAAAGCAAAACCGGATCGTACGCTCTTTGCTCCGGTGCTTAAAGCTTTGAAAGAAAACTATGGCATCGCGCCGCAGGAGTCTGTTTTTGTAGGCAACGACATGTACAACGACATTTATCCGGCGCAGGATATGGGAATGAAAACGGTGTTTTTTGCCGGCGACGAGCGGGCATTGCGCTTACGCGAAGACAAAGCGGAGGTGAAAAATCTGCGCCCCGACGCTGTGATTACCGAATTAATACAACTCAAACAAATCATCAAATAATGAACGTTCATCATCTTAACATAGGAATTTTGCACTCGCTCATCGGCAAAAACGATGGCGTTTCGATCGTGATCGATCAAACGGTGAATGCCATGGTGAACGATATGGGCATCCGGCTGGGAAACATTTATTTTCTGGCAGCGCATATCTCGCCGCGCTTCAATGCCGAAACCGACGACATCTTTTGGCATAAGAACAAAATTCACAAAAAGATCATCAAATATTTTGCGGCCAAGCCGCCCAAGGGATTGGCAGAGCTTATCCACAGCGAGGCGATGTATGCCAAGGAAGTCATTGCCCGATTTGTAGAAAAGCACCAGATCGACCTGCTCATTGCCCACAACACGGCGCATCCGTATAATTTTATCACCGCTGTCGGGTTGGGATATTATCTCGAAGAGCTGCGCGGCAAGGGCATCATCTGGCCCAATGTGATGGTATGGTGGCACGATTCCTATTTCGAGCGCGATATTTTTTCAAATCCCAATCCGGTAATCGAAAAGTTTTTGAAATACCTTCCCGGCACCGAAATCGACGGAATAGCTTTTATCAACAAATCGCAGATTGAGCTGGGCAAGCGCTGGTTTTCGACTTACAATGCGCCGCGGCTGGAGTCGTTTTTCAAGCAGCGTGCTGTGGTAATTCCCAACACCAGCGACATCACCTGGGAATGGGAAGACAAACCCTGGGACAGCGACCAGTTGATTCATCCGCCGGTGGATAATTACAACAACTCCTTTTTTGAAGATGTGGGTTTGAAAGAAGAACTCTCCAAACGCAAAATGACCATGCAGGATGCCGTGATACTGCTGCAACACACGCGTGTTGTTCCGCGAAAGCGTATTGAAACGGCTATTGATATGGCTTTTGAACTGGAGAAGAAATACCTGAATCACGGCATTAAAAAATGTGTGACGGTGCTGGTGAGCGGCCATTCGGGTGACGAACAATTTGAATACAAAAAGTATTTAAAAATATATTTTAATGAAAAGCTGGCGCATCATCCGCACAGCAACGTGGTGTTGATATTTGGCGAAAGCCACATCCTCTCCCACCGCGATATTATTGTGGATAAGAAATATTACAAGTTTGCCGAAATCCCGGCTATCGTAGCTTCGGTGGGCGGTGTAGGTACTTTCTTTAGTGAGGTGGAAGGCTTTGGCAACAACCTGCTCGAAATGATCTCGTTCGGATTGCCGGTGGCCATCAATCGTTATAAAGTTTACAGAGAGGAAATCGAACATCTGGGTTTCCGGCTTCCGGCCATCAACAACGACGAACTGACAGATGTTGTGGTGGAAGAAACCTTCAGGCTGCTGACCGACATCAGCTACCGCAACCAAATGATCCTGCACAACCTTAAAGTACTCAACGAAAAACTTGGCCATGCCATCATTTCCGACAAGCTCACACCATTGATCATCAATATGTTTACACGATTATTAAAATGAGTTGTAAAAATCCAAACGACAAAACCCAAATGACAAATAAAATTCAAAAAACAATTTCAAAAACTTCTAACACTTTGTTTTTTGATCATTGAAATTTATTTGGGTTTTGTATTTTTTATAATGGAATTTGTACTTAAATTGCTAAATCTGAATTAAAAAACAGACAATATTTTGTAACCAATTGTATCACAATCTAAAACTATACTGAGATGGGTGATTTTTATCAAAACGGATTGGTAACTACGCTTACCGATATGAAAAACCGGCCGATCGAAGACCTCGAAGCTGAGCTTCAGCGTTTCTCGGTGCAACGGCCCATGGGGCTAATCATTCCAAGTCTCTATTCGGAACTTGAGAATGAAGCACTCAAAACCATTGTTGACGAGCTTTGCAAGGTGCCCTATCTCTCAGAGGTGATCATCGGGCTGGACCGTGCCACCGAAAAAGAGTTTCACCATGCACGCGAATATTTTTCGCGGCTGCCCCAAAACCACCGCATCCTCTGGCACGATGGCCCGCGACTGATGGCGCTCGACAAACGGCTCAAAGAGATGAAGCTCGAACCCGACCAGATGGGCAAAGGGCGCAACGCCTGGTACTGCTTTGGCTATATGCTCGGTTCCGGCAAGTCGGAAGCCATCGCCCTGCACGATGCCGACATAATAACCTACCACCGCTCCATGCTTGCCAAGCTGCTTTATCCGGTGGCAAACCCCTATTTTAATTACCGTTTTTGTAAAGGCTATTACTACCGCGCCGACCAGGAACATATCAAAGGCCGCGTGGTGCGTCTGCTCGTTACGCCATTGCTGCGGGCACTCAAAAAGTTCTTCGGCCCTATGGAATACCTCGAATACCTCGACAGCTTTCGCTATCCGCTGGCAGGCGAGTTTTCGATGCGCGTGGACATACTTAAAACCATCCGCATTCCCTCCGACTGGGGGCTTGAGATTGGCATCCTGTCGGAAGTGCATCGCAACAACTCCACCAACCGCATTTGCCAGGTAGAGATTGCCGACCGCTACGACCACAAACACCAGGAGTTGTCACCCGACGATCCCGGCAAAGGACTTGCTAAAATGGTGTACGACATCGCTATGGCCATCTTTATTAAGCTGGCGCAAAATGGGGTGGTTTTTTCGCAGGGAACTTTCCGCTCCATCCGCTCCACCTATTTCCGCATCGGGCTCGACTTTGTGGAGCAGTACAGCGCACTCTCACGGTTCAACGGTTTTAAATACGATCGCAACCAGGAGGAAGAAACGGTGATGCTATTCTCGCGACTGGTGTATCAGGCCGGCGAAGACATGCTCAACAACTGGGATTACGCCGCATTTATCCCCAGTTGGCGACGCATACAAAGCGCCATCAGAGATTTTATCCCGGAATATTATGCTGCGGTGGAACAGGATAATAAGTAGAAAGAGGGTAAAAGATAGAGAGTAGAAGGGAGAAGATAGAGGGGAGAGGTGAGGAGTATTAATTGGTTCAGGGGCAAATGGCAAATTATAAATTACAAAAAAACAAATTTCAAACATTTGTAACGTGCTGGTAATTGAGTTTTGAATATTGAAATTTATTTGGGATTTGCTTCATTTTCCTTTGGGATTTACTTTTAAAGATTAATGTACTATGGATGATCATCACTATAAAAACCTGAATGAGCATTTTGTAAAACATTTTTGGCAACGGCTTACCAAAATTTATGGCCGGGAGCTGCCGCAG
Protein-coding regions in this window:
- a CDS encoding PEGA domain-containing protein, coding for MTLSVAYADEFVVRSFTLAETDLSALRYERKDANDEACAIIKVRTDLRDLAFDAGKYLVGDIQLKSGEFWLYVSPGEKRITIYKDGFITKHIPLNLPVESSKVYVLEVTNKQKATAATGSLILFTDPPGAMVKIRELSGLEFTTPDTLKNYPAFPYSVTITKFRHATLDTILTVHPGEMIAHHITLTPGWGDVLIAVEPEDTRIFINNKFVGTGDQNFVGDAKGVDVGRHTISIRHDNYYEQEQQIEVFPGERTNLKYKLDPMLGILKVETPMGAILHINSKMAGRVPYTDTLLTGNYQITLSAEGYLEVTKTIIITENNITYVNEELQHSRLVSITSKPAQAEIYLDGNLVGVTPATILMGYGANQLLLRKAKYHDLHENVQVGKDTDALHFSLKPDLLAVTVSTNPAGAQLYVDGKNRGLTNKELELPYGKYSVKVYKQGYFTRQRNVEVIKSGQTVNFDLRSSDHYRLGIMYGLDDSWGGEFTWARSSVGIGVGGYSPSAEEFSQTVQHQNVDVSHYSDLSLSAPAGKESNADSVDFFFSLKLHFFLSKLPGLSIVAGTTIGKVYYSDVYLAGEDYSHKYYGDKILKGDYFSVAHKGKWKLNPIVGVSLRLLRYFYVSGEVWFNTEHGTQFLTAGGMCFPLK
- a CDS encoding glycosyltransferase family 4 protein, with amino-acid sequence MKVVILHHHLNPGGVTRIMQLQAESLRSAFPEIEIVVITGHATDPKPFEVLNVTIFEYLPLDYLYRSRGLEEELPELFADITNFLKKHIDRQTIIHAHNLNLGKNPVLTLALSTMARQGYHLFNHCHDFAEDRPDNMEFLQEIIEDYFQEDLHQVLYPDNSTSFFATLNSFDYQRLLQEGIPEKRVTLLPNPVNVNKTEGTVVENVRDEICQTLGLDGNKLLITYPVRVIRRKNIGEFILLSAMFANRAHWLVTQPPRNPVEVKPYQNWKGFCQRFQLDIVFEAGIKVDFMKLMIASDLCLTTSIREGFGMVFLEPWLLGTPVMGRNIDYVTSDLIESGVRFPLLYEEIMVKTENGITDFAKLEMNQQQQIIGRVLQDEAFAEKIRRQNPALLKLFDEVPGVVIENNRKVIEEKYSLNNYAHTLYEVYRKMVEHDDRPSADTHRSGSTTG
- a CDS encoding HAD family hydrolase, which encodes MTDLQPIPTAVAPRLDKIDGIKAIIFDIYGTLVVSASGDIDQIDLSQQNMRTALEEADYLLPENNPKKGEAVVAELLQKFTDTLRKHQQQLRDAGVPFPETDIRLVWDEWLKYALDSAYITTNGASDITRLTFVFEMLSNKIHPMPDMLEVLHYFHDRKYPLGIVSNAQFYTPVMMNYFIDGQARNTESLPLFNDDITQFSYSLRKAKPDRTLFAPVLKALKENYGIAPQESVFVGNDMYNDIYPAQDMGMKTVFFAGDERALRLREDKAEVKNLRPDAVITELIQLKQIIK